The region ggaaaattgggattttgggggaaaatggggttttgggggaaaatggggggtggggattgggggaaaatgggaaaaaattggggttttgtggaaaaatggggatggggaaaatggggatttggggaaaaatggatggaaatggggggaaattgggattttggggaaaaaatggggggggatggggattgggggaaatggggatttggggaaaaatggatggaaatggggggaaattgggattttggggaaaaaatgggggggaatggggattgggggaaatggggatttggggaaaacgggggaaaattgggattttggggaaaaatgtggggaatgtggggaaaatgaggggaaatgggggaaaatggggggaaatggggatttgggggaaaaatgggaattttggggaaaaatgggggttttggggggaaattgggggggaTGGGGATTgaggaaaatggaaatttggggggaaaatggggggaaatggggattggggggaaaatggggatttggggaaaaatggggatttttgggaaaaaatggggaggtggggattgggggaaaatggggaaaaatgaggaaaatttgggaaaattggggaaaaggggattttgggaaaaatggggagaaatgggggggaaattgggattttgggggaaatggggattttgggggaaaatagggaaaaaagggagaaaaatggggaaaaccccacaaaattcaaccccccccccaaaaactgaggaaagaaaccaaattggaggaaaaaaaatggggaaaatctccaaaaatggaaaaaataccccaaaaattgggggaaaaccGCCAAAATTgtgggaaaactgaaaaaataggaaaaaacccaaaatttggggagaaaccccccaaaattccgaaaaaaatcccaaattctggCTCACCTttgctcccctgaatcccaaactcgggaatttttgggattctCCCGCCCCGAGGTTTTTGccttcctggatttttttattcCGGAGTTTCCGGGGCGGTTTCTCCTCCTTGGGCAAACAAATCCCTGGAGTTGAGGAATTCCCGAGGAATTCCCATTGTTCCTTGGGATGGACTTTGGATCCCgacattcccagggctgggaggggaaaatctgggataatCCCCACAAAAAtcggggggaaaaaatgggatttttaggggaaaaaaggggaggaaatgaggaaatgaGGCTGCTCCGGGTggcttttcccagttttttttgggatatttgggtcTGGATCCGGCTGGGAATTGTtgatcccaaaatttgggagttgatgggatggggctgggaaggaaatttgggaggaattcCCAGCTTTTGAGGGAATTTTCAGGGTGGGAATTccttaaaaatcccatttcaaTCCCTATTTTCccattcctgctgtccctccttTCATCTTCGATCCCAAATTTCCTGGAATTGCTTTTGGGATGTGCCGGGAGCacaaaatccaggaattcccagatttttttttttttttaggaaaaggGGTTTTTAATCCCATCCCAATtctacaaaaaaaccctaaaaatcccatggaattccttaaaataaaaaaaaaatcccattaaaatcccatagAATTCcttaaaatccaaaaaaaatcccataaaaatcccatgGAATTCcttaaaatccaaaaaaaatcccagaaaaatcccatagaattccagggtttttccctggattttgggtttttttccctggattttggggttttttccctggattttgggggttttttttctcaaatttggggtttttcctggattttgggtttttttttcattgaatttcagtttttttccctggattttgggtttttttccctggatttggggttttttccctggattttgggtttttttccctggattttgggtttttttccctggatttggggttttttccctggattttgggtttttttccctggattttggggtttttccctggattttgggttttttccctggattttggggttttttccctggatttttgggtttttccctggattttggggtttttccctggattttggggtttttccctggattttgtttttttttttttttctcaaatttggggtttttccctggattttgggtttttttccctggatttgggggatttttccctggattttggggttttttccctggattttgggttttttttccctggattttggggttttttttctcaaatttggggtttttccctggattttggggttttttttcctggattttggggtttttttaaaatcgaatttcagtttttttccctggattttggggttttttccctggattttggggttttttccctggattttggggtttttccctggattttgggctttttccctcgaatttggggttttttccctgaattttgggggttttttttcatcaaatttcaatttttttcccaggattttggggtttttccctggattttgggtttttttttccctggattttggggtttttccctggattttggggttttttccttggattttagggtttttccctggattttgggttttttttcatagaatttcagttttttcccctggattttAGGGTCTTTcctggatttttgggtttttccctggattttggggttttttccctggattttgggttttttcctcaaatttgtttttttttttcccgggatttggggtttttttcctgaatttttgggttttttttttctttggattttgggttttttttttccatggaattgaggttttttttcaatggatttgttttttttttttcctggattttggggatttctccTTGGATTTTGGATTTTCCCGGGATTCTGGGGGTTTTCTTccctggattttgggttttttttccttgaatttgagtttttttctttggattttgaggtgttttccttggatttgtttgtttggtttttttttcctggattttggggttttattctggattttgggggtttcttcCTTGAATTTAAGGTTTTCctcctggattttggggatgtttCCCTGCATTTGGGTTTTTCTCTTGGATTcagtttttttccctggatttaaagggtttttttcccagaatttgggggttttcccatgaattttgggttttttccttggattttgggggtttcccCTTGGATTTGGTGTTTTTCCCCCTGGATTTGGCTTTTCATCcatggattttgggattttttttccccttggatttgttcttttcttccctggatttggttttttccttgcatttttgggttttccccctggatttggggtttttccttgaggaaatttcccttttttccgggattttccttcccctttgggaattcccctccccctcctccctcgggacctccttccctcccaaaatcccttaaaaatccctttaaattcccatttttcctggcaAAAAAACCCGGAAAGGGCCTCCCCTACTCCTTCCCAGGCCCGCACGGATTTGGGGTAAAACCCCTGGAATTCGGTTGGAATTCTCCTCCCAGCAAACTCTTAAAAAACCCAGGAAGACtccataaaaaccccaaaatctcacttttttccccttttttttcctccccctgggaattccccctcccccatttttaaGGCTCcgaggggaattttgggatgaaaTTCCGGGAATTCTCACCTGGGATCAGCACGCGGCGCTCCAGGGGggaaattcccatttccagCGGCGCTTCCCGGcgggaaaaaaatccccaaaagttttcttttttttgggattaaaaaaaaaaaaagttggaggCTGGCGGAGAAATCCGGGAAGGGGAAAATTCCTCGGAGGAGCCTCCGGGAGCCGCCCCCGGGCGGGGCCTGAAATCCGATCCCGGGAACCCAAAATCCCGAGCCGAGGAAAATTCCGGGAGCGGGATCCGGAACTGGGACCGGTTCAGTCCCAAACTGGGACCGGTCCAATCCCAAACTGGGACCAGTTCAGTCCCCGAACTGGGACCGGTTCAGTCCCAAACTGGGACCAGTTCAGTCCCAAACTGGGACCAGTTCATTCCCAAACTGGGACCGGCCCAATCCCAAACTGGGACGGTCCAATCCCAAACTGGGACCGGTTAATTCCCAAACTGGGACCAGTCCAATCCCAAACTGGGACCAGTTCAGTTCCCAAACTGGGATCGATTCATTCCCAAACTGGGACCAGTTCAGTTCCCAAACTGGGACCGGCCCAATCCCAAACTGGGACCAGTTCAGTTCCCAGACTGGGATTGATTCATTCCCAAACTGGGACCGGTTCAATTCCCAGTTCGATCCCCCCTCAGgggcttttcttcttcctcctcctcctcctcctcctcttcctttatttttgggAAAACCGACGGGATTTTGGGTGGGTTCCTCCATCGGAGGAACCGGAACCAGAGCGGCCATTCCCAGCTGGATCCACCCCAGCTCCTtttcatcctcatcctcctcttcctcctcttcctcttcctttatttttgggAAAACCGACGGGATTTTGGGTGGGTTCCTCCATCGGAGGAACCGGAACCAGAGCGGCCATTCCCAGCTGGATCCAGATCCTCCTCCTcgccctcctcctgctcctctcttccctcgcttttctgggatttgggatccagcCTCTACTCCCgctgcccttcctcctcctcctcctcgccgctgtcccggggctgcgggcggtACTTGCGGCGCCGCAGGGGCTCGGTGAGGCTGCGGGGTGCGGATCCCGCGGGCTCCTGGCGCTCCTGGAAGTTGCGGTCCAGCAGCTCGGCCGCCTGGCGCCAGCCGTGGAAGCAGGCGGCTCCCGACTCCTGGATCTCCCGCACGGCATCCGGCACCAGCACGGCCCCGCTCGGGGCCAACACCACCACGGCCGGCAGCTCCGACACCCCGAAACGGCGCTCCAGCTCCCTGGGAACGGGAAACGGGGGGAAATCGGGGGGAAACGGGGGAGATTGGgaaggggaaatggggaaataatGGGGATTGGGGGAGTGGGGGAGTtggaatgggggaaatggggaggaTGGGATTGGGGGAGTTGGGGAAATAGGAAAATGGGGATTGGGGAAATTGGAATGGGAGAAATGGAGAAATCGGGAATATGGgattgggggaaattgggggagttggggaaatggggattggGGAATtggaatgggggaaatggggaatatgggattgggggaaattgggggaattcgggaaatgggaaatggggattGGGGAAATtggaatgggggaaatggggaggaTGGGATTGGGGGAGTTGGGAAATGGGAATATGGGGATTGGAGAAATGGGGATTGGGGAGTtggaatgggggaaatggggaatagATCTACCATCGGTGttcccacctgtccctcacctggtGTTGGTGTCCCACCCATCCCCagctgtcccacctgtccctcacctgttcttcacctgtcccacctgtcctcacctgttcttcacctgtcccacctgtccctcacctgtcccacctgccaAAGCTGTCCCCACCCGGCCCTCACCTGGTGTAGGTGTCCCCACCCATCATCCCCAGCTGTCCGACCTGttccacctgtccctcaccaaCCAAAGGTGTCCctacctgtcctcacctgtccctcacctacCAAAGGTGTCCctacctgtcctcacctgtcccacttGTCCCTCGCCTACCATAGATGttcccacctgtccctcacctgttgcaggtgtccccaggtgtccccagccatgcccagctgcgctcacctgtccctcacctacCATAGATGttccccctgtccctcacctgttgcAGGTGTCCCCACCCATCCCCagctgtgctcacctgtccctcacctacCATAGATGttcccacctgtccctcacctgttcttcacctgtcccaccctgtccctcACCTACCATAGATGttcccacctgtccctcacctgttgcaggtgtccccagccatgcccagctGCGCTCACCTGCCGAGGTCGTCCCCGTAGGGCAGCGCCATCCATGCGCGGGGCATGTCCCTCAGGTACTCGCGGTGCTCCTGCTCGCACCTGTCCCGCCCCACGTagaccaggcccagctgctcctgtcccacctgtcctcacctgtcccacctgccaAAGCTGTCCCCACCTGTTCCTCACCTCTCCCCATCTGTCCCACCTGTCACCATTGTGCTCACCTGGCCTCACCTGGTGTAGGTGTCCCCACCCATCATCCCCGGCTGTCTGACCTGttccacctgtccctcacctacCAAAGGTGTCCctacctgtcctcacctgtccctcacctacCAAAGGTGTCCatacctgtccctcacctgtccctcacctacCAAAGGTGTCCGACCTGttccacctgtccctcacctacCAATGGTGTCCatacctgtcctcacctgtccctcacctacCAAAGGTGTCTctacctgtcctcacctgtccttcACCAACCAATGGTGTCCCTACCTGTCCTCACCTACCAAAGGTGTCCCTACCTGTCCTCGCCTGTCCTTCACCAACCAATGGTGTCCCTACCTGTCCCTCACCTACCATAGATGTTcccccctgtccctcacctgttgcaggtgtccccagccatgcccagctGCGCTCACCTGTCCCTCGCCTACCATAGATGttcccacctgtccctcacctacCATAGATGTTcccccctgtccctcacctgtctcacctgtccctcacctacCATAGATGttcccacctgtccctcacctggtgcaggtgtccccagccatgcccagctGTCCTACCTGTCCCTCACCTACCATAGATGTTcccccctgtccctcacctgttcttcacctgtccctcacctacCATAGATGttcccacctgtccctcacctgttgcaggtgtccccagccatgcccagctGCGCTCACCTGCCGAGGTCGTCCCCGTAGGGCAGCGCCATCCATGCGCGGGGCATGTCCCTCAGGTACTCGCGGTGCTCCTGCTCGCACCTGTCCCGCCCCACGTagaccaggcccagctgctcctgtcccacctgtcccacctACAAAAGCTGTCCCCACCTGTTCCTCACCTTTCCCCATCTGTCCCACCTGTCACCATTGTGCTCACCTGGCCTCACCTGGTGTAGGTGTCCCCACCCATCATCCCCAGCTGTCCGACCTGttccacctgtccctcacctacCAAAGGTGTCCctacctgtcctcacctgtccctcacctacCAAAGGTGTCCctacctgtcctcacctgtccctcacctacCAAAGGTGTCCctacctgtcctcacctgtccctcacctacCAAAGGTGTCCatacctgtcctcacctgtccctcaccaaCCAAAGGTGTCCctacctgtcctcacctgtccctcacctacCAAAGGTGTCCatacctgtcctcacctgtccctcacctacCAAAGGTGTCCGACCTGttccacctgtccctcacctacCAATGGTGTCCatacctgtcctcacctgtccctcacctacCAAAGGTGTCCatacctgtccctcacctgtccctcaccaaCCAAAGGTGTCCctacctgtcctcacctgtccctcacctacCAAAGGTGTCCGACCTGttccacctgtccctcacctacCAATGGTGTCCatacctgtcctcacctgtccctcacctacCAAAGGTGTCGctacctgtcctcacctgtccttcACCAACCAATGGTGTCCCTACCTGTCCTCACCTACCAAAGGTGTCCATACCTGTCCTCGCCTGTCCCTCACCAACCAAAGGTGTTCATACCTGTCCCTCACCTACCATAGATGTTcccccctgtccctcacctgttgcaggtgtccccaggtgtccccagccatgcccagctGCGCTCACCTGCCGAGGTCGTCCCCGTAGGGCAGCGCCATCCATGCGCGGGGCATGTCCCTCAGGTACTCGCGGTGCTCCTGCTCGCACCTGTCCCGCCCCACGTagaccaggcccagctgctccttgtcccacctgtcccacctgcaAAAGCTGTCCCCACCTGTTCCTCACCTCTCCCCATCTGTCCCACCTGTCACCATTGTGCTCACCTGGCCTCACCTGGTGTAGGTGTCCCCACCCATCATCCCCGGCTGTCTGACCTGttccacctgtccctcacctacCAAAGGTGTCCatacctgtcctcacctgtcccacttGTCCCTCGCCTACCATAGATGttcccacctgtccctcacctgttgcaggtgtccccaggtgtccccagccatgcccagctgcgctcacctgtccctcacctacCATAGGTGttccccctgtccctcacctgttgcAGGTGTCCCCACCCATCCCCAGCTGTGcacacctgtccctcacctacCATAGATGttcccacctgtccctcacctgttcctcacctgttcttcacctgtccctcacctacCATAGATGttccccctgtccctcacctgttgcaggtgtccccagccatgcccagctGCGCTCACCTGCCGAGGTCGTCCCCGTAGGGCAGCGCCATCCATGCGCGGGGCATGTCCCTCAGGTACTCGCGGTGCTCCTGCTCGCACCTGTCCCGCCCCACGTagaccaggcccagctgctcctgtcccacctgtcccacctgcaAAAGCTGTCCCCACCTGTTCCTCACCTCTCCCCATCTGTCCCACCTGTCACCATTGTGCTCACCTGGCCTCACCTGGTGTAGGTGTCCCCACCCATCATCCCCGGCTGTCCGACCTGttccacctgtccctcacctacCAAAGGTGTCCctacctgtcctcacctgtccctcacctacCAAAGGTGTCCatacctgtcctcacctgtccctcacctacCAAAGGTGTCCatacctgtcctcacctgtccctcacctacCAAAGGTGTCCatacctgtcctcacctgtccctcacctacCAAAGGTGTCCatacctgtccctcacctgtccctcaccaaCCAAAGGTGTCCctacctgtcctcacctgtccctcacctacCAAAGGTGTCCGACCTGttccacctgtccctcacctacCAATGGTGTCCatacctgtcctcacctgtccctcacctacCAAAGGTGTTCatacctgtccctcacctgttcttcacctgtccctcacctacCATAGATGttcccacctgtccctcacctgttgcaggtgtccccagccatgcccagctGCGCTCACCTGCCGAGGTCGTCCCCGTAGGGCAGCGCCATCCATGCGCGGGGCATGTCCCTCAGGTACTCGCGGTGCTCCTGCTCGCACCTGTCCCGCCCCACGTagaccaggcccagctgctcctgtcccacctgtcctcacctgtcccacctgccaAAGCTGTCCCCACCTGTTCCTCACCTCTCCCCATCTGTCCCACCTGTCACCATTGTGCTCACCTGGCCTCACCTGGTGTAGGTGTCCCCACCCATCATCCCCAGCTGTCCGACCTGttccacctgtccctcacctacCAAAGGTGTCCctacctgtcctcacctgtccctcacctacCAAAGGTGTCCatacctgtcctcacctgtccctcacctacCAAAGGTGTCCatacctgtcctcacctgtccctcacctacCAAAGGTGTCCatacctgtcccacctgtccctcacctacCAATGGTGTCCctacctgtcctcacctgtccctcaccaaCCAAAGGTGTCCatacctgtcctcacctgtccttcACCAACCAATGGTGTCCCTACCTGTCCTCACCTACCAAAGGTGTCCCTACCTGTCCTCGCCTGTCCCTCACCAACCAATGGTGTCCCTACCTGTCCCTCACCTACCATAGATGttcccacctgtccctcacctgttgcaggtgtccccagccatgcccagctGCGCTCACCTGTCCCTCGCCTACCATAGATGTTcccccctgtccctcacctgttcTTCACCTGTCCCTCGCCTACCATAGATGttcccacctgtccctcacctgttcTTCACCTGTCCCTCGCCTACCATAGATGTTcccccctgtccctcacctgttgcaggtgtccccagccatgcccagctGCGCTCACCTGCCGAGGTCGTCCCCGTAGGGCAGCGCCATCCATGCGCGGGGCATGTCCCTCAGGTACTCGCGGTGCTCCTGCTCGCACCTGTCCCGCCCCACGTagaccaggcccagctgctcctgtcccacctgtcccacctgcaAAAGCTGTCCCCACCTGTTCCTCACCTCTCCCCATCTGTCCCACCTGTCACCATTGTGCTCACCTGGCCTCACCTGGTGTAGGTGTCCCCACCCATCATCCCCGGCTGTCCGACCTGttccacctgtccctcacctacCAAAGGTGTCCctacctgtcctcacctgtccctcacctacCAAAGGTGTCCatacctgtcctcacctgtccctcacctacCAAAGGTGTCCatacctgtcctcacctgtccctcacctacCAAAGGTGTCCatacctgtcctcacctgtccctcacctacCAAAGGTGTCCatacctgtccctcacctgtccctcaccaaCCAAAGGTGTCCctacctgtcctcacctgtccctcacctacCAAAGGTGTCCGACCTGttccacctgtccctcacctacCAATGGTGTCCatacctgtcctcacctgtccctcacctacCAAAGGTGTCGctacctgtcctcacctgtccttcACCAACCAATGGTGTCCCTACCTGTCCTCACCTACCAAAGGTGTCCATACCTGTCCTCGCCTGTCCCTCACCAACCAAAGGTGTTCATACCTGTCCCTCACCTACCATAGATGTTcccccctgtccctcacctgttgcaggtgtccccaggtgtccccagccatgcccagctGCGCTCACCTGCCGAGGTCGTCCCCGTAGGGCAGCGCCATCCATGCGCGGGGCATGTCCCTCAGGTACTCGCGGTGCTCCTGCTCGCACCTGTCCCGCCCCACGTagaccaggcccagctgctcgGGCCGCTCCACGTGCGCGGGGTCGGTGAGGCGGCGCCAGAAGCGGCGCAGGCGGGGCTCGAACTCGCGGCAGCGCGGGCAGCGGCGCGCCGcgaagagcagcagcagcacgcgGTTCTCCAGAGCCGCCCGCAGCTCCCGCTCCGTGTCCAGGCGCCGCTCCGAGCGCCgcgccagcagcgcccgccccgAGAACAGCGCCCACGCCATGCCGGGAGTGGCGGCGGGAATAAcggaataatgggaataatgggaataaaagTGATGGGAATGGCGGTGGGAATAATGACGGGAATAAAAGTGATGGGAATGGCGGTGGGAATAATGACGGAATAAAAGTGATGGGAGTGGAGGTGGGAATAACGACGGGAATAAAAGTGATGGGAATGGCGGGTGGGAATAATGACGGGAATAAAAGTGATGGGAGTGGAGGTGGGAATAACGACGGGAATAAAAGTGATGGGAATGGCAgcgggaataatgggaataatggtAACAATGGGAATAAAAGTGATGGGAATGGTAGCGGGAACGGCAGCGGGAATAACGTGAATAACGACGGGAATAAAAGTGATGGGAGTGGCggcgggaataacgggaataatGGTAATAATGGGAATAAAAGTGATGGGAATGGCAGCGGGAATAACGGGAGTAATGGTAATAATGGGAATAAAAGTGATGGGAATGGCGGCGGGAATAACGATGGGAATAAAAGTGATGGGAATGGCGGCGGGAATAATGACAGGAATAAAAGTGATGGGAATGGAGGTGGGAATAACGACGGGAATAAAAGTGATGGGAGTGGAGGTGGGAATAACGACGGGAATAAAAGTGATGGCAGTGGAGGCGGGAATAACGACGGGAATAAAAGTGATGGGAATGGTggtgggaataatgggaataatggtAACAATGGGAATAAAAGTGATGGGAATGGCAGCGGGAATTCTAGCGTGAATAACAGGAATAACGACGGGAATAAAAGTGATGGGAATGGTAGCAGGAACGGTagcgggaataacgggaataacGACCGGAATAAAAGTGATGGGAATGGTAGCGGGAACGGTagcgggaataacgggaataacGACGGGAATAAAAGTGATGGGAGTGGAGGTGGGAATAATGACAGGAATAAAAGTGATGGGAATGGCGGCAGGAATAATGACAGGAATAAAAGTGATGGGAGTGGAGGTGGGAATAACGACGGGAATAAAAGTGATGGGAGTGGAGGTGGGAATAACGACGGGAATAAAAGTGATGGGAATGGTAGCGGGAACGGTagcgggaataacgggaataacGACGGGAATAAAAGTGATGGGAATGGCagcgggaataacgggaataatGGTAATAATGGGAATAAAAGTGATGAGAATGGCAgcgggaataatgggaataatgggaataaaagtgatgggaatggcagcgggaataatgggaataatggtAATAATGGGAATAAAAGTGATGGGAATGGTAACGGGAACGGCAGCGGGAATAACGACGGGAATAAAAGTGATGGGAATGGTGGCGGGAATAAcaggaataatgggaataatgggaataaaagtgatgggaatggcagcgggaataatgggaataatgggaataaaagCGATGGGAATGGCagcgggaataacgggaataatGGGAGTAAAAGTGATGGGAATGGCAgcgggaataatgggaataatgggaataaaagCGATGGGAATGATATcaggaataatgggaataatgggaataaaagTGATGGGAATGATAGCGGGAATGATAGCGGGAATGATAGCGGGAATAAGGAGGATATTGGGAATAAAAGCGATGGGAATGACAGCGGGAATAATGGGAGTAAgggtaataataataataataataatagcgggaaaaataggaataaaaatgGTGGGAATGGTAATAAAAATAGCAGTAATAATGGTAATAATTACGGTAATAATAATGGTAGTAAAAATGATAGGAAAATGGTAAtgggaataataataataatagtagaaatagtaatagtaataataatagtaataataaaaataattaggcttttgtaaaaaaaaaaaaaaaaaaaagaggttttagCCCGaaaaaatgtgggttttttttaaaaaatgaaggtTTTTATCTTAAGAAATAAAGGGTTTTCTCTCAAAATAGGGGGGAGATACCTCTAAAACTTGGGGGGGGTTAACCCTCAAAAAATGGGATATTTGTCCCTAAAACTGGGGGAGGGTTATCTCTAAAAAGTGAGGGTTTTATCTCTGAAAATAGAGGGTTTCGCCcgaaaaaatggggtttttatcccttaaaaatggggatttattaaaaaaaaaaaacccgggGGTTTATCTCTAAAAAATGggggtttttcccccccaaaaaaagggcagcgggggaagaaaaggatgaggaaaaatgggaattttatcCCTAAAAAATCGCGGGATAAAAGGGGCCGGAGCTGCCTCCGCAGCGGCCCCGGCGAGCGCGGATTTGGAGCGAGCGGATTCATTAAGG is a window of Anomalospiza imberbis isolate Cuckoo-Finch-1a 21T00152 unplaced genomic scaffold, ASM3175350v1 scaffold_444, whole genome shotgun sequence DNA encoding:
- the LOC137466830 gene encoding nucleoredoxin-like protein 1 yields the protein MAWALFSGRALLARRSERRLDTERELRAALENRVLLLLFAARRCPRCREFEPRLRRFWRRLTDPAHVERPEQLGLVYVGRDRCEQEHREYLRDMPRAWMALPYGDDLGRELERRFGVSELPAVVVLAPSGAVLVPDAVREIQESGAACFHGWRQAAELLDRNFQERQEPAGSAPRSLTEPLRRRKYRPQPRDSGEEEEEEGQRE
- the LOC137466831 gene encoding S-antigen protein-like; protein product: MAGGNNDGNKSDGSGGGNNDGNKSDGNGSGNNGNNGNNGNKSDGNGSGNGSGNNVNNDGNKSDGSGGGNNGNNGNNGNKSDGNGSGNNGSNGNNGNKSDGNGGGNNDGNKSDGNGGGNNDRNKSDGNGGGNNDGNKSDGSGGGNNDGNKSDGSGGGNNDGNKSDGNGGGNNGNNGNNGNKSDGNGSGNSSVNNRNNDGNKSDGNGSRNGSGNNGNNDRNKSDGNGSGNGSGNNGNNDGNKSDGSGGGNNDRNKSDGNGGRNNDRNKSDGSGGGNNDGNKSDGSGGGNNDGNKSDGNGSGNGSGNNGNNDGNKSDGNGSGNNGNNGNNGNKSDENGSGNNGNNGNKSDGNGSGNNGNNGNNGNKSDGNGNGNGSGNNDGNKSDGNGGGNNRNNGNNGNKSDGNGSGNNGNNGNKSDGNGSGNNGNNGSKSDGNGSGNNGNNGNKSDGNDIRNNGNNGNKSDGNDSGNDSGNDSGNKEDIGNKSDGNDSGNNGSVASPEAAAAERPHREGPGEASGAPEPAGTTGAGPEPPPGAGGENRSGPGAPPRSRR